One genomic region from Rothia dentocariosa ATCC 17931 encodes:
- a CDS encoding heat shock protein transcriptional repressor HspR — MSAHNKQSSASAYSADRPVFVISVAAELAGMHPQTLRQYDRLGLVQPSRAPGKARRYSQRDVDLLQRIQQLSQEGVSLEGIRRIIELEEMVEEHRDHIARLQAQLEDAHAKLGLAERVFAASTRGDVVNIQRGQRPAPRKRSSAVVLYRQK, encoded by the coding sequence ATGAGTGCCCATAACAAGCAGTCGTCGGCATCTGCCTACAGCGCCGACCGGCCGGTTTTTGTGATTTCGGTAGCGGCGGAGCTGGCGGGGATGCACCCGCAGACACTCCGCCAATACGATCGCCTGGGGTTGGTGCAGCCTTCGCGTGCGCCGGGTAAGGCCAGGCGCTATTCGCAGCGCGATGTGGATTTACTTCAGCGTATTCAGCAGCTCTCGCAGGAAGGCGTTTCGCTTGAGGGAATCCGCCGGATTATTGAGCTTGAAGAGATGGTTGAGGAACACCGGGATCATATTGCCCGCCTGCAGGCTCAGCTTGAGGATGCGCACGCCAAGTTGGGGCTGGCGGAACGAGTGTTCGCGGCCAGCACCCGCGGGGATGTGGTGAACATCCAGCGGGGGCAGCGCCCGGCACCGCGCAAACGCTCCTCGGCGGTAGTGCTGTACCGGCAGAAATAG
- the trmB gene encoding tRNA (guanosine(46)-N7)-methyltransferase TrmB, which produces MSSQEQNAQTTASANADAPQTPEKKTVPPEFFRQPYSFVRRGDRLTSRRQKAWDTYSQTHVLDIPRLRADTSVAPEAAFDPVTIYGREAYQVVEIGSGLGEAIVHRACEMPEANFLAVEVYTPGIADLLLKMGQAGVENVRVAQANAPELLDNMLEENSVDELWVFFPDPWHKSRHHKRRLVSPAFADKVARVLKPGGIWRLATDWEEYAHVMRDVMEAHPDFENLHAGEGATEDDPVGGWAPRWEGRILTSFERKAREAGRRAHDLTYRRK; this is translated from the coding sequence ATGTCATCTCAAGAGCAGAACGCGCAGACCACCGCATCAGCCAACGCCGATGCACCCCAGACGCCCGAGAAGAAAACGGTACCGCCCGAGTTCTTCCGCCAGCCCTACTCCTTCGTGCGCCGCGGCGACCGCCTGACCTCGCGCCGCCAAAAAGCGTGGGACACGTACTCCCAAACCCATGTGCTCGACATACCCCGGCTGCGGGCAGATACCTCTGTAGCCCCCGAAGCCGCCTTCGACCCGGTCACAATCTACGGGCGCGAAGCCTACCAGGTGGTCGAAATCGGTTCCGGGCTGGGTGAAGCAATCGTGCACCGCGCCTGTGAAATGCCCGAGGCAAACTTCCTTGCCGTTGAGGTCTATACCCCCGGCATTGCGGATCTGCTGCTCAAGATGGGGCAGGCCGGGGTTGAGAATGTGCGCGTCGCTCAGGCTAACGCCCCCGAACTGCTCGATAACATGCTGGAAGAAAATTCGGTTGATGAGCTCTGGGTTTTCTTCCCCGACCCTTGGCACAAGTCACGCCACCACAAACGCCGCCTGGTCTCCCCCGCTTTTGCCGACAAGGTTGCGCGCGTGCTCAAACCCGGCGGAATCTGGCGCCTTGCTACCGACTGGGAAGAATACGCTCACGTGATGCGCGATGTCATGGAGGCACACCCCGACTTCGAGAATCTGCATGCCGGTGAAGGCGCTACCGAGGACGACCCCGTGGGTGGTTGGGCGCCGCGCTGGGAGGGGCGTATCCTGACCAGCTTTGAGAGGAAGGCTCGCGAGGCGGGCCGCCGTGCCCACGACCTGACCTATAGGCGTAAATAA
- a CDS encoding amino acid permease — protein MTQRPSKHTVTENESSTGEESLQRGLSYRHIQLIAIGGAIGTGLFLGSAKTISLTGPSIVFVYAIIGIIIYFVLRAMGEILLSNPKYKSFTDFVSDILGTRAGFFVGWSYWFFWVTTGIADVLAITDYTHYWFPELPSFIPALIVIGALLALNLPSVKNFGEIEFWFSMVKIVSILALIAVGAVMVVFGFTSPDGTVASITHLWDRPGPSGNGVFIHGLTGFLGSFQIALFAFVGAELVGTAVAETKNPERTLPRAINAVPFRMVLFYVLPLSAILAVTPWDKLDLNMSPFVGMFSLAGVSIAASLINFVVLTSATSSANSGIFSTSRMVYGLAEDGNAPSFLKKLSKNGVPTNALYLTTVLLLFSLVMLAFGRELLEAFTVVTSVASIMGIFTWSMILVSYLVYRKKFPKRHEASQYKMPFGRTMSWVGLVFFALMIYALSLQPETGLALALSPIWFIGVELGYEIMVRRHARKRLLAESARVESE, from the coding sequence GTGACACAGCGGCCTTCCAAGCATACAGTTACCGAGAATGAGAGTTCCACGGGTGAAGAGAGCCTGCAGCGTGGATTAAGTTACAGGCACATCCAGCTCATCGCTATCGGCGGTGCAATTGGTACGGGGTTATTTTTAGGATCGGCGAAGACTATTTCGCTGACGGGCCCTTCCATCGTATTTGTCTATGCGATTATTGGCATCATTATCTATTTTGTGCTGCGTGCGATGGGCGAGATTCTGCTGTCGAACCCTAAGTACAAGTCATTTACCGATTTCGTATCTGATATTTTGGGTACTCGCGCGGGCTTTTTCGTCGGCTGGTCGTACTGGTTCTTCTGGGTGACCACGGGTATTGCGGATGTGCTGGCGATTACGGATTACACGCATTACTGGTTCCCCGAGCTGCCCTCATTTATTCCCGCGCTTATCGTAATCGGGGCGCTGTTGGCACTGAACCTGCCGTCGGTGAAAAACTTCGGTGAGATCGAGTTCTGGTTCTCCATGGTTAAGATCGTGTCGATTCTGGCGCTTATTGCCGTGGGTGCCGTGATGGTCGTGTTCGGGTTTACGAGCCCGGATGGAACGGTCGCCTCCATCACGCACCTGTGGGATCGTCCGGGACCTTCGGGCAACGGGGTGTTTATTCACGGTTTAACGGGTTTCTTGGGCTCGTTCCAGATTGCGTTGTTCGCGTTCGTGGGCGCTGAGCTGGTGGGTACCGCCGTGGCAGAGACGAAGAACCCCGAACGTACCCTGCCGCGTGCGATTAACGCTGTGCCTTTCCGCATGGTGCTGTTCTATGTGCTGCCGCTGTCGGCGATTCTTGCGGTGACTCCCTGGGATAAACTCGACCTTAATATGAGTCCTTTCGTGGGGATGTTCTCACTGGCGGGTGTGTCAATTGCCGCCTCGCTCATTAACTTTGTGGTGCTGACGTCGGCAACGTCTTCGGCGAACTCAGGTATTTTTTCGACCTCGCGCATGGTGTATGGGCTGGCGGAGGATGGGAATGCGCCTTCCTTCCTGAAGAAGCTCTCGAAGAACGGCGTGCCCACGAACGCCCTGTACCTAACGACGGTTCTTCTGCTTTTCAGTCTGGTGATGCTGGCGTTTGGGCGTGAGCTTCTGGAAGCGTTTACTGTCGTGACTTCGGTGGCCTCAATTATGGGTATTTTCACGTGGTCGATGATTCTGGTGTCGTACCTGGTATACCGCAAGAAGTTCCCTAAACGGCATGAAGCCTCGCAGTATAAGATGCCGTTCGGTCGCACGATGAGCTGGGTTGGTTTAGTGTTCTTCGCTTTGATGATCTACGCCCTGAGTTTGCAGCCAGAAACCGGGTTGGCTCTGGCGCTCAGCCCTATCTGGTTTATCGGGGTTGAGCTTGGGTACGAGATTATGGTGCGCCGTCACGCGCGTAAGCGCCTTCTTGCGGAGTCGGCACGGGTGGAATCTGAGTAG